GGGGCTGGGGCGGCGAGCGGATACGACGAGGACATGGGAGGGCCTCTGTTTCGTAAGTGCATGGGTCCGGGGGTCTGGGGGTGTCCCCCAGAGGGCACAGCCAGGGCAGGGGGTATCGCGGTACGGCGCCCCGTGGGGGAGGGCGCCGCACCGCGATGTCGTACGGGGTGCGGGAGTTGAGGAGCCGTCAGCTGTCAGCCATGAGCGCTCAGCTCAGGACGGCGAGGGCGTCGATCTCGACGAGGAGCCCCGCGGGCAGACCGACGTACACCGTGGTCCTGGCGGCGGGCGGCTGGGTGAGGCCCTGCTCCTCGAAGTACTGGTTGTAGATCGCGTTCATCTCGGCGAAGTGGTCGACGTCCGTGAGGTAGACGCGGATCATCATCGCGTCGTCCCAACTCGCCCCGCCCTCCTCAAGGATGGCCTTGACGTTGGCGAGGGTCTGGAGGGTCTGCTCGCGCAGGGTGGGCCCGGCGGGCGTGGGCGGCCTGCCCTCCTCGGCGGGGAGGAAGCCGACCTGTCCGGCGACCTGGAGGATGTTCCCCTTCCGGACGCCGTGCGAGAACTTGGCCGGCGGGGTGGTGTGGGTCTTGGGGGTGAGGGCGGTCTTTTCGGTCTTGTCGGTCATTCCTTTGAGACTTCCTTCGAGGCGTCCGTGGTCGGGGTCCTGCCGGAGTACTCGCCGCTGATGGCGTCCGCCGTACGGCGCACCAGGGGGAGCAGCGTGAGGAGTTCGTCGGCGGTGACGACGACGTTGGGTGCGGAGACGGACATCGCGGCGACGACCCGTCCGTCGGCGCCCCGGATGGGGGCGGCCACGCAGTTGATGGACTCCTCGTGGCCACCGAGGTCGGTGGCCCAGCCCTGTTCCCGCACCGTCGCCAACTCCTTGAGGAAAGCAGGGGCGTTGGGAATCGAACGGGCCGTGTACATGGGGAAGTCGAGCTTCTCGGCGAGCATGCGGCGCTCCGCCTCGGGAAGGTCGGCGAGCAGCAGCTTCGCGACGGCGGCGACGGTGATGGCGACGGGCTTGCCGATCCGTGAGTACATGCGCACCGGGTAGCGGCTCTCCACCTTGTCGATGTAGAGGACCTCGCCCTCCTCGTACACCGCGAGGTGCACGGTGTGCCCGCACTGCTCGTTGAGTCGCAGGAGGTGGGTGTGGGCGATCTCGCGGATGTCGAGGTTCTCGACGGCTTCCTGGGCGAGGGCGAAGAGGCGGGCGCCGAGGCGGTAGCGCTGGTCGGACTGGCGGTAGACGAGGCCGTGCTCGTGCAGGGTGCGCAGGAGCCGGAGCGCCGTGGACTTGTGGACGCCGAGGCGCTCGGCGACCTGCCCGAGATCGGCGGGTCCCTCGGCGAGCAGCGGCAGGATGCTCAGCGCTCGGTCGACGGTCTGGCTCATGGGGTGCGTACCTCCTCCGGGGCCTGGTGGACGTCCTGGGTGGTCCAGCCGGGGCCGAGTCGAAGTGTCCCCCACGTCTCGTCGTCGAGGGCGGCGAGGCGGTCGGCGTGGTCGCGGGAAGGGGGCGTGGCGAGGTCGCCGGGGACGGTGAGCGCGGCGGCGGCCATGAGGTGGCCGTGGCGGAGGCGGTCGCGGGCGGACAGCCCGCGCAGGGTGGCGGAGAGGAACCCGGCGGCGAAGGCGTCCCCGGCGCCGACGTCGGCGACGACGTCGACGCGCAGGGCGCGCACGAGGGTGGCGGTGCCGTCGGCGTCCTCCATCCCCTCGGTGTTCTTGTCGAACGCCACCGCCCCGCCCCTGCCCGCCTTGACGACCACGAGCTCCGGCTCGGGCAGCGCGGCCCGGATGGCACCCGGGCCGTGCAGTCCCCAGGCGGCCCGCGCCTCGTCGGCGCCGACGAAGACGATGTCGGCGCGGCGGGCGAGGTCGAGCAGGACGCGCGGGCCGTCGGTGTCCGGCCACAGCCCCTGGCGGTGGTTGACGTCGAAGGAGACGAGCGGCCGCCCGGGCCGGGGCTCTGTCAGCTCCCACATGAGGGCGAGGCAGTCGTCGGACAGTGCCGCAGTGATCCCCGACAGATGCAGCACACGCCCGGCGCGCACGGCCTCCAGGTCCACGGTGTCCGCCGACATCGTCGAGGCGGCCGACCCGGCCCGGTAGTACGCCACCTCGTGCGCGTCGGTCGCCCGGTCCCCGGCCGTACGGAAGTAGATGCCGGTCGGGCGCGCCGGGTCACGCCGTACGGAGGCTACGTCGACGCCGTACGCCCCGATCGTCTCCACCAGGTGGTCACCGAACCCGTCGGCGCCGACCCGGCTGACCCAGCGCGCGGAGTGCCCGGCGGCCGCCAGCACGCAGGCCACGTTCGACTCGGCGCCGCCGATGGCGCGGTCGAAGGAGGGAACGTCGGCGAGGCGGCCGGGCCGGGAGGGCAGGAACGTGACCATGGACTCGCCGAGCGCCACCACGTCAACGACGTCGACGTCGGGGGCATTGCAGGGTCCGGTGGCGGCCACGATCGTCGTAACTCCTCGGTTCGGGGGTGCGGCGACTCCGTTGACCCCGCGTTGGCCGAGATGTTAGACAGCAGTAAGCACTGCACGCAATGACTGTTGCGCATGATGCAACACGCCTCATCAGGGAGACTTCATGGCCGCCGGCAGCCCCGCTGAATCCCAGGAAGCCCTCGCCCGCCTGGCGGCGGAACGCGTCGGCCACCGCTTCAAGGGCCTCCCGCCGGACGCGGCCGGCCTGACCGTGGCCGAGCTGGCGGCCGAGCGCCGCAACCTCTTCACCGGCGGTTTCACCACCCCCGTGCTCGCCCTCTCCGCCGAGCGCCTGCGGCACAACCTCGCACTCATGGAGACGTACGCGGCCCGCCACGGCCTCGTCTTCGCGCCGCACGGCAAGACGTCCATGGCCCCCCAGCTCTTCCACCGCCAGATCGAGCACGGCGCCTGGGGCATCACGCTGGCCGTACCCCACCAGGTGCGCGTGGCACGGGAGTTCGGGATCGACCGGATCTTCCTCGCGAACGAGCTCGTCGACGCGGCCGCCCTGCGCTGGATCGCCTCAGAGCTGGACCGGGACGCCGACTTCCGCTTCCTCTGCTACGTCGACTCCGTGCGCGGCGTCGAGCTGATGGACGCCGCGCTGCGGGAAGCGTCGGCCGCACGCCCGGTGGACGTCGTGGTCGAGCTGGCCGCCGGGGAGGGCGCCCGCACCGGCGTCCGTACGGAGGCGGAGTGCGCGGCGGTCGCGGACGCGGTGGCCGCCGTACCGACGCTGCGCCTGGCCGGTGTCGCCGGGTACGAGGGCGAGGTGCCGGGGGCCGACCCGGAGCGCGTGCACGCCTGGCTGCGCCGGCTGACCGCGCTGGCGGCGGACTTCGACAAGGCGGGACGCTTCGAAGGCCTGGCCGAGATCGTCGTCAGCGCGGGCGGCAGCGCCTGGTTCGACGCGGTGGCCGACGTCTTCGCCGAGATCCCGGAACTCTCGCTGCCCGTCTGCAAGTTGCTGCGCTCGGGTGCGTACGTCTCGCACGACGACGGGCACTACCGGAAGCTGACGCCGTTCACCCGTATCCCGGAGGAGGGCGCGCTGCACCCCGCCTTCCGCCTCTGGGCACAGGTCGTCTCCCGCCCCTCCGCCGAGCAGGCCTTCGTCAACGCGGGCAAGCGCGACGCGGCGTACGACCTGGACCTGCCGATCGCGCAGACGGTACGCCGGGACGGCACCGAGCGCCTGGCCACCGGCATCTCCGTCACCGCCCTCTCCGACCAGCACGCCTGGCTGCGCACGACCCCGGAGGCCGACATCGAGGTCGGCGACTGGCTCGGCATGGGCCTGTCCCACCCGTGCACGTCCTTCGACAAGTGGCAGCTGATCCCCCTGGTCGAGGCGGACGGCACGGTCGTCGACTACATCCGCACGTTCTTCTAGTACATCCGCATCCACGTCCGCACACTCCAGGAGGCCCGTGATGGAAGACGTCGTCATCCGTGACGCGGACGTCGTGGACGGCTCCGGCGCGCCCTCGTACCGCGCCGATGTGGTCGTCGACGACGGCAGGATCGTCTCGATCGTCCAGGAGGCAGCGGCGGCGGGCTGCCAACGCCCCACCGCGCAGCGCGAGTTGGACGCCGAGGGGCTCGTCCTCTCCCCCGGCTTCATCGACATGCACGCGCACAGCGACCTGGCCCTGCTCCGGGACCCCGATCACAGCGCGAAGGCCGCGCAGGGCGTGACCCTCGAAGTCATCGGCCAGGACGGCCTGTCGTACGCGCCGGTCGACGACCGGACGCTCGCCGAGGTCCGCCGGGCGATCACCGGCTGGAACGGGTACGGCGACGACATCGACTTCACCTGGCGTTCGGTGGGCGAGTATCTGGACCGTCTGGACCACGGCTTCGACGGCGCGGGCATCGCCGTGAACGCCGCCTACCTGGTCCCCCAGGGGACGGTGCGCATGCTCGCCGTCGGCTGGGAGGACCGCGAGGCGACGCCCGAAGAGCTGGACCGGATGCGGCAGTCGGTCGCCGAGGGCATGGAGCAGGGCGCCGTCGGCATGTCGTCCGGGCTGACGTACACGCCGGGCATGTACGCCAAGGACGCCGAACTCACCGAGCTGTGCCGGGTGGTGGCCGAGTACGGCGGCTACTACTGCCCGCACCACCGTTCGTACGGGGCGGGCGCCCTGGAGGCGTACGAGGAGATGGTGGCCCTCACCCGCGAGGCGGGCTGCCCGCTCCATCTCGCCCACGCCACCATGAACTTCGGTGTGAACGAGGGCCGGGCGCCGGACCTGCTCGCCCTCCTCGACAAGGCGCTCGCCGACGGCGCGGACCTCAGCCTCGACACGTACCCCTACACGCCCGGCTGCACCACTCTCGTGGCCATGCTGCCCAGTTGGGCAAGCGAGGGCGGCCCGGAGGCGGTGCTCGCCCGGCTGCGGGACGAGGAGGCCGCCGAGCGGATCCGGCACCACATGGAGGTGATCGGCGCGGACGGCTGCCACGGCGTGCCGATCGACTGGGGCACGATCGAGATCTCCGGAGTGAGCGACCCCGCCCTGGCGTCGTACGTCGGCCGGACCGTCCGCGAGTCGGCGGACCTGCGCGGCGAGGCCCCGTGGACCACCGCCCGCCGCCTGCTCGTCGAGGACGGGCTCGGTTCGACGATCCTGCAGCACGTCGGGCACGAGGAGAACGTCCGCGCGATCATGCGGCACCGGGTGCACACCGGCGGCTCCGACGGCATCCTCCTGGGCGACAAGCCGCACCCGCGCGCGTGCGGCACCTTCCCGCACTATCTCGGCCACTACGCAAGGGAGTTGGGCATCCTGCCGCTGGAGGAGTGTGTCGCCCACCTCACCTCGCGCCCCGCGGCCCGGCTGCGGCTGCCCGACCGCGGGCTCGTCCGCGAGGGATACCGCGCCGACCTCGTCCTCTTCGACCCGGACACGGTCGCGGCCGGGTCGACCTTCGAGGCGCCGCGCACGCTGCCGACCGGCATTCCGTACGTCCTGGTCGACGGCCGCTTCGTGATGGAGGACGGGCGCCGGACGGACGTGCTGGCGGGGCGGGCGGTCCGCCGGTCACCTCGGTGACCACCCGCCCCCGCACGGGCTACGGCTTGGGCAGGGTGCACCCGCTGCGGCTCAGGTCGAGCTTGTTGCCGGCCCCGAAGCACGCGGCGATCTGGTAGGTCTCCTCGGCGTAGTTGATGCCCTCGCGGACCGTCACGTTGCCGTTGGCGTCGACCTCACAGGGGTTGTTCTCGGTGCAGCGCTCGCCGTCCTCGTTGCCGGTGTTGTTGACGGCGACGACCTTGCCGGTGGAGTTGTCGATCACCGGCGAGCCCGAGGTGCCGCCGATGGTCTGGCAGGCGGAGGTGTAGCGGAGCGAGTCCTTCCAGGTCCAGTCGCCCTCCTTCAGGCGGTAGACGAAGCCGTCGACGTTGCAGGCGTACGTCCGCTTCCAGTACCCGGAGACGACCGTGATGGCGGTCCCGGCGACCGGATGCGTGTCCTGGAGCGTGAGCGCGCTGATGTTGTACGAGCTCTTGATCTGCGCGTACGTGGTGGTGAGCTGGTAGAGCGTGACGTCGGTGTCGGTCATCGTCGAGTACGCGACCTTGCTCGCGCGCAGCGTGCCGACCCTCGTGGCCGAGGCGTTGAGCAGACCGAAGCTGCGGCTGGACGCCTGGCCGACGATGACCTCGCCGGGCTCGGGGAAGCCGGTCTCCAGGCAGTGGCCGTTCGTCATCACCAGGGCCGGGTCGCTGTCCACGGAGCTCGGGAAGCGGATGACGGAGCCGGAGCAGTTGCTGAGCGAGACGGTGCCGGCGAAGTTGACGGCCTTGAGCGTGGGTGCGGTCGCCGCGGCCGGTCTGACGTCGGCCTTGACGGTGGCGGGCGCGGACACGGGCGCCGCGACCGCGGGCGCCATGCCCGCTCCGGTGATCACCAGGGCGAAGAGCGTGGCGACGAGAGGCGTTCTCATGTGGGGGTCCCCTCTTGCGACTTGAGCGGCCGGAGGTCTTCCGGCCACGTCGAGTTTTGACATGCGCATTGTGAAGGGAGGGGCAGCTGGGAACAAGGAGTTGTTTCCGGCCGCCGCGGGCAAGGCTTTTCCGGCCTCGGGAGACAAGACCGGAAATTCAGACCGGCCGGGACTCCGGGGCCGTACTTCTTGCGGACGCCGGGGTCACGCTCCACCCGAGCGCGGTCACGCCGGGCTCACCGGGGCTTTTTGGTCGCCCCCTGGCCGTGGCCGGGGTTGCCGTTCCCGTTGCCCGGCTCGTTCGTGGTCGGGGCCGCGGTGGTCGTGGGCGCCTTGGTGACCGGTGCCTTCGTCGCGGCGGAGGACTCCGTGGGGTCCGCCGAACCACTCTCGTCGTCGCCCGGCTCCTTCGAGGGAGCGGGCGTGGCGGACGCGGAGACGGTCTCGTCGTCGCCCGAACCGGGCTGCCGGGTGGGCGACGCGGACTCCCCCGCGCTCGGCTCGCCGCCCTTCTTGCCGTCCGTCTCCTCCTTGCCCTGCGACGAGGGCGCCGAGCCTCCGGAGGATCCGGAGTCGAGGAGCCCGGCGATCACGGCGACGAGGAGCACGAGACAGGCCGCGCCGGCGGCGATCGCCGCGAGGCGGATCGTCCGGCGACGGTCGGGTCCGCCCGTGCGGGCGCGCCGGTGGCTGCCGCCACGGCCATGGCTCTCTTCACGCGGCCCGGCGTCGGCCCCGTCGGCGTACACGTCCATCTGCTCGGTGTCCACGTCACCGGCGCCCTCGCCGTACGCCCTGTCGTCGTACTCGCCCTGCCAGCCGTGCGCGGCGGCCGGGTCCGTGTACGCCTCATAGGCCGGTGCCGTCCGGCCGTCGGGGTACGGGTAGTACACGTTCGGCGCTCCCTGGGGCTCGGGCTCGCCGTCCGCCCCGTTGCCGTTCTGAGGGTGCATGGACATGGCGGCGCATTGTAGGCACTGCAAGGGCTTACGGCGTACTGGGCGAACATACCGACCCAAAACGCCACGTCTCACGTGGTGGAAAACACCCCCCGCCGAGCGTTACACGGCCGTAAGCTCACGGTCATGCAGGTGATCCAGTCCACGAAGCTCGCCAATGTCTGCTACGAGATCCGGGGGCCGGTTCTCGAGGAGGCGATGCGGCTGGAGGCAGCGGGACACCGCATCCTCAAGCTCAACACCGGCAACCCGGCCGCTTTCGGGTTCGAGTGCCCGCCCGAGATCCTGGAGGACATCCTCCGCAACGTCTCGTCGGCGCACGGCTACGGCGACGCGAAGGGCCTGCTCGCGGCGCGCCGGGCCGTCGTGATGCACAACCAGACCCTCGGCATCGAGACGGACGTCGAGCACGTCTTCGTCGGCAACGGCGCCTCCGAGCTGATCGTGATGGCGATGCAGGGCCTCCTCGACGACGGGGACGAGGTGCTGATCCCGGCGCCGGACTACCCGCTGTGGACGGCGGCCGTGTCCCTGTCCGGCGGTACGGCGGTGCACTACCGCTGTGACGAGCAGTCCGACTGGATGCCGGACCTCGCGGACATCGAGCGCAAGGTCACCGACCGCACCAAGGCGATCGTCATCATCAACCCGAACAACCCGACGGGCGCGGTGTACGACGAGGCGATGCTGCGCGGGCTGACCGACATCGCCCGCCGCCACAACCTCCTGGTCTGCTCGGACGAGATCTACGACAAGATCCTGTACGACGGCGCGACGCACACGCCGACCGCCGCGATCGCCCCCGACCTGCTGACGCTCACCTTCAACGGGATGTCCAAGGCGTACCGCGTCGCGGGCTACCGGGTCGGCTGGATGTCGATCTCGGGGCCGCGGGCGCACGCCGACTCCTACATCGAGGGTCTGACGATCCTCGCGAACATGCGACTGTGCGCGAACATGCCGGGTCAGCACGGAGTGGTCGCCGCGCTGAGCGGGCGGCAGACCATCAACGACCTGGTGCTGCCCGGCGGGCGGCTCAAGGAGCAGATGGATGTCGCGTACGACCTGCTGACGCAGATCCCGGGCGTGAGTTGTGTACGGCCGAAGGGTGCGCTGTATCTCTTCCCCCGGCTGGATCCGAACGTCTTCAAGATCAAGGACGACCGGCAGATGGTCCTTGACCTGCTGCGCCGCGAGAAGATCATGGTCGTCCAGGGGACGGGCTTCAACTGGCCCGAGCCGGACCACTTCCGTGTGGTCACGCTCCCGACGGTCGGGGACCTGATCGACGCGGTGACCCGGATCGGGAACTTCCTGGACGGCTACGGCCAGCCGTAGACCCCCGCCGCCCCGCCGAATTTCCGACTTCACTCAACTTTAGACGAAATCTAAGCTAGGATGGTTTCCTGTCAGCACAGGAGGCCATCCCATGTACGAACCGATCCGCACCAAGTCGGTCCACACGATGGCCGGCACCGCCTCGGACTTCCCCCACCGGTCGCGCGAGGAGGAGCTGGACATCCAGCTCGCCGGTCACCTCGCCGCCCTCCTTGCGGTGACGGACGAGCTGCGCACCCTCGCCCCCTCCGACGACCTGGACACGGCGGCCGACCGGCTCGCCGAGCAGGTGGCCCGGCTGCGCGCCGGACTGCCGCCCGTACGGTCGTCGGCCACCGCCGAACCGCGGGTCGCGGCCCTGCACGAGCGGGCGCACGCCCTCGCCGGCCGCGCCCTCGTCGTCGCCGCGTCCCGCGCCGACACGGCCGCCGCGATCCTCGCCGCCGAACGCATGGACGCCCACGCGGCGCCCACCCACCGGGAACTCACGCCCTCCGCCTGAGCCCGCCCCCCTGAGCGGCCCCGGTCCGCGTGCACCCGCAGCGACGCGCGGACCGGGCGCCATGATCCACTGAAGGGGAACCCCCGGCTCCCGTTGCATACCGGGATCAGGGTGTCACCCTGTGTTCACCCCCGGCCGGGGGAACGTTCCGTTCCGAGGCGCACTCTCCCGGTGTGAGACGTATCGCAGGGATCGTCCTGGCGGTGCTGTTGATGGGCGGCGTGGTAGCAGCCGTCATCGCGGGCCGCGATGGTCAGGACAAGAGCACGGCAACGAAGACCGTGCAGGGAGTGATCGGATCGGAGAAGGCGGAGTTCTTCGCCGATCCCGACGTGGTGAAGGCCCTCGCTGCCAAGGGCTACACCGTGAAGACGGAGACCTCCGGGTCGTGGGCCATGGAGGGGCTGAACCTCAAGGGGTACGACTTCGCGTTTCCGTCCAGCAAGGCGCCCGCCGACGAGCTCGCCGCCAAGTACCACGTACGGCAGCCGTTGCCGCGGCCCTTCTACTCACCGCTCGTCGTCGTGGCCCACCGCAGCGCCGCCGAGGTGCTGGAGGCCAACGGGCTGGCTACCGCGGGCAAGGGCAGCGGCACGCTGAAGATGGCCGAGTACCTGAAGGCGGCCGAGCACGACCGGACCTGGCAGCAGCTCAAGGGGGCGGAGAAGCACGGCGAGTTGAGCGGCACGCTCTACATCGCCAGCACCGACCCGGTCAGCTCCAACTCCGGCGCGCTCTACCTCGCCGCCGCCTCGTACGTCGCCGACGGCGGACGCGTGGCCGCGGACAGCGCCGCCGTCACCCGCACGGCGCCCCTGATGCGCAAGCTGATCAGCGTCCAGGGAGCCCAGCAGACCAGCACGGACGCGGCGTTCAGGGACTTCGTGAGCGGCGCGGGCAACCCGCTGGTCCTGGTGTACGAGTCGCAGGTCGCCTCGCTGCTCACCCAGGGCCAGGGCGGCACGGACGACCTCACGGTCCTGTACCCGGACACCACAGCGAACAGCGACCACACCGTCGTACCGCTGACTCCGGAGGGCCGGGCCCTGGGTGAACTCCTCAGCACCGACCCGGTGTTGCGCAAGCTCGCCGTACGGCACGGGTTCCGGCCGCAGGGCACGACCGCGGAGTTCACGGCGGCCACCACCGGCCACACCACGTATCTCAACCAGACGCTGACCGGCGTCCGGCAAGCGCCCGTGCCCGCCTCCAAGGTGCTGCACGAGATGGCGCGCCGGGCCGGGAATCAGTAGGGGGACAGCACCACATGACTACCGAGGACACCTTCACCCTCACACCGCCCGAGGCCGTGACGCCCGTGCCCCGTGAGAAGGCCGGGGGCCTGGTGCCCGTCGACCCGGCCGTGCAGGACGAGATGGCGCGCAGAGCTGCCGAGTACGTCGACGGGCTGGCCGCCCTGGACGCCCGCTCCCCCGAGTTCGCCGGCAAGGTCGGCGAGATCGCGGGCCTGGGCGCCGGCGAGATGCGGGGCGCCACCGCACAGTCCAACCGCATGCTGGAGCGCACCATCCGGAGCCTGCCGGGCAAGGGCGAGGACGCCCAGTCGCATGTCGCCGGATCACTCGTCGAACTGCGGCGCGTGGTCGAGGACCTGGACCCGCGGGACCTGTCCGCGAACAAGGGCCGCAAGTTCCTCTCCCGGCTCCCGGGCGGCAACAGACTGCGCGACCACGTCGCCAAGTACGCCTCCGCGCAGGGCACGTTGAACAAGATCGTGGGATCGCTGCGCGGCGGCCAGGACGAACTGCGGCGCGACAACGCCGCGCTCGGGACCGAGCGCGTCCGCCTCTGGGAGACGATGGGCAAGCTCCAGGAGTACGTCGTCCTCACCCAGGCCCTGGACACGGCGGTCGAGCAGCACATCACCGGCGTCGAGTCCCAGGACCCGGCGCAGGCGGACACCCTGCGCGCCGACGTCCTCTTCCCGGTGCGCCAGAAGCACCAGGACCTGCTGACCCAACTCGCGGTGTGCGCCCAGGGATACCTGGCCATGGACGTCGTACGGCGCAACAACGACGAGCTGATCAAGGGCGTCGACCGGGCGGCCACCACCACCGTCTCCGCGCTGCGCATCTCCGTGATGCTCGCCTCCGCCCTCGACAACCAGCGCAAGGTCGTCGACCAGGTCAACGCCCTGCGCGGGACGACGGAGGACCTCATTCGCGGCAACGCGGAGATGCTCGCCACACAGTCCGGGGAGATCCAGCGGATCGCCGCCGACCCGGCCGTGGGCGCGGAGACGCTGCGCAACGCCTTCCAGTCGATCTATCGCACGCTCGACGCGATCGACACGTACAAGGCGCAGGCCACCGAGACCATGGCGGCCACGGTGGAGTCCCTGACGTCCGAACTCCAGCACGCGACCGGCTACTTGGAGCGCAGCCGCGCCCAGAGCGCCCTCGAAGGGGGCACTCTGTGAGACTGCGCGTCACCGCCCTCGCGGCACTCGCCCTGCTGACCGCGGCCTGCACCGCGCAGGGGCACAGCTCGGGCGGCTCCTCCGAGGCGCCCGAGCCCGGCACTCTGCGCGTCCTCGCCTCCAGCGAGCTCAGCGACATGGCGCCGGTCCTCGAACGCATCCGCATGGACACCGGCATCACGGTGAAGCCCACCTACATGGGCACCCTCACCGCCGTCGACCTGCTCGCCCGGGGCAGGGCGGACGGCTCGTACGACGCGCTGTGGCTGTCCTCCAACGACTATCTGCGGCTGCGCCCGGACGCCGCGAAGAAGGTCCTCTCCGAGACGCCCGTGATGTCCAGCCCGGTCGCGATCGGCGTCAAGCCGGACACCGTACGGGAGTTGGGCTGGAAGCCGGAGTCGGTGACCTGGTCGCAGGTCGAGAAGGCGGTGGCGGACGGGAAACTGACGTACGGCATGACCGACCCGGCACGCTCCAACTCCGGTTTCTCCACGCTGATTTCGGTGGCCTCGGGGCTGTCCGGCGCCCAGTCCGCGCTGACGGACAGGGACGTGGACAAGGCGACCCCGCAGCTGAAAGCGTTCTTCAAGGGGCAGAAGCTGACGTCGGGTTCGTCGGGCTGGCTGGCGACG
Above is a genomic segment from Streptomyces sp. R21 containing:
- a CDS encoding toxic anion resistance protein, which gives rise to MTTEDTFTLTPPEAVTPVPREKAGGLVPVDPAVQDEMARRAAEYVDGLAALDARSPEFAGKVGEIAGLGAGEMRGATAQSNRMLERTIRSLPGKGEDAQSHVAGSLVELRRVVEDLDPRDLSANKGRKFLSRLPGGNRLRDHVAKYASAQGTLNKIVGSLRGGQDELRRDNAALGTERVRLWETMGKLQEYVVLTQALDTAVEQHITGVESQDPAQADTLRADVLFPVRQKHQDLLTQLAVCAQGYLAMDVVRRNNDELIKGVDRAATTTVSALRISVMLASALDNQRKVVDQVNALRGTTEDLIRGNAEMLATQSGEIQRIAADPAVGAETLRNAFQSIYRTLDAIDTYKAQATETMAATVESLTSELQHATGYLERSRAQSALEGGTL
- a CDS encoding amino acid deaminase, with the protein product MAAGSPAESQEALARLAAERVGHRFKGLPPDAAGLTVAELAAERRNLFTGGFTTPVLALSAERLRHNLALMETYAARHGLVFAPHGKTSMAPQLFHRQIEHGAWGITLAVPHQVRVAREFGIDRIFLANELVDAAALRWIASELDRDADFRFLCYVDSVRGVELMDAALREASAARPVDVVVELAAGEGARTGVRTEAECAAVADAVAAVPTLRLAGVAGYEGEVPGADPERVHAWLRRLTALAADFDKAGRFEGLAEIVVSAGGSAWFDAVADVFAEIPELSLPVCKLLRSGAYVSHDDGHYRKLTPFTRIPEEGALHPAFRLWAQVVSRPSAEQAFVNAGKRDAAYDLDLPIAQTVRRDGTERLATGISVTALSDQHAWLRTTPEADIEVGDWLGMGLSHPCTSFDKWQLIPLVEADGTVVDYIRTFF
- a CDS encoding pyridoxal phosphate-dependent aminotransferase; the encoded protein is MQVIQSTKLANVCYEIRGPVLEEAMRLEAAGHRILKLNTGNPAAFGFECPPEILEDILRNVSSAHGYGDAKGLLAARRAVVMHNQTLGIETDVEHVFVGNGASELIVMAMQGLLDDGDEVLIPAPDYPLWTAAVSLSGGTAVHYRCDEQSDWMPDLADIERKVTDRTKAIVIINPNNPTGAVYDEAMLRGLTDIARRHNLLVCSDEIYDKILYDGATHTPTAAIAPDLLTLTFNGMSKAYRVAGYRVGWMSISGPRAHADSYIEGLTILANMRLCANMPGQHGVVAALSGRQTINDLVLPGGRLKEQMDVAYDLLTQIPGVSCVRPKGALYLFPRLDPNVFKIKDDRQMVLDLLRREKIMVVQGTGFNWPEPDHFRVVTLPTVGDLIDAVTRIGNFLDGYGQP
- a CDS encoding sugar kinase yields the protein MAATGPCNAPDVDVVDVVALGESMVTFLPSRPGRLADVPSFDRAIGGAESNVACVLAAAGHSARWVSRVGADGFGDHLVETIGAYGVDVASVRRDPARPTGIYFRTAGDRATDAHEVAYYRAGSAASTMSADTVDLEAVRAGRVLHLSGITAALSDDCLALMWELTEPRPGRPLVSFDVNHRQGLWPDTDGPRVLLDLARRADIVFVGADEARAAWGLHGPGAIRAALPEPELVVVKAGRGGAVAFDKNTEGMEDADGTATLVRALRVDVVADVGAGDAFAAGFLSATLRGLSARDRLRHGHLMAAAALTVPGDLATPPSRDHADRLAALDDETWGTLRLGPGWTTQDVHQAPEEVRTP
- a CDS encoding serine protease, whose amino-acid sequence is MRTPLVATLFALVITGAGMAPAVAAPVSAPATVKADVRPAAATAPTLKAVNFAGTVSLSNCSGSVIRFPSSVDSDPALVMTNGHCLETGFPEPGEVIVGQASSRSFGLLNASATRVGTLRASKVAYSTMTDTDVTLYQLTTTYAQIKSSYNISALTLQDTHPVAGTAITVVSGYWKRTYACNVDGFVYRLKEGDWTWKDSLRYTSACQTIGGTSGSPVIDNSTGKVVAVNNTGNEDGERCTENNPCEVDANGNVTVREGINYAEETYQIAACFGAGNKLDLSRSGCTLPKP
- a CDS encoding substrate-binding domain-containing protein, whose product is MRRIAGIVLAVLLMGGVVAAVIAGRDGQDKSTATKTVQGVIGSEKAEFFADPDVVKALAAKGYTVKTETSGSWAMEGLNLKGYDFAFPSSKAPADELAAKYHVRQPLPRPFYSPLVVVAHRSAAEVLEANGLATAGKGSGTLKMAEYLKAAEHDRTWQQLKGAEKHGELSGTLYIASTDPVSSNSGALYLAAASYVADGGRVAADSAAVTRTAPLMRKLISVQGAQQTSTDAAFRDFVSGAGNPLVLVYESQVASLLTQGQGGTDDLTVLYPDTTANSDHTVVPLTPEGRALGELLSTDPVLRKLAVRHGFRPQGTTAEFTAATTGHTTYLNQTLTGVRQAPVPASKVLHEMARRAGNQ
- a CDS encoding IclR family transcriptional regulator codes for the protein MSQTVDRALSILPLLAEGPADLGQVAERLGVHKSTALRLLRTLHEHGLVYRQSDQRYRLGARLFALAQEAVENLDIREIAHTHLLRLNEQCGHTVHLAVYEEGEVLYIDKVESRYPVRMYSRIGKPVAITVAAVAKLLLADLPEAERRMLAEKLDFPMYTARSIPNAPAFLKELATVREQGWATDLGGHEESINCVAAPIRGADGRVVAAMSVSAPNVVVTADELLTLLPLVRRTADAISGEYSGRTPTTDASKEVSKE
- a CDS encoding RidA family protein, producing the protein MTDKTEKTALTPKTHTTPPAKFSHGVRKGNILQVAGQVGFLPAEEGRPPTPAGPTLREQTLQTLANVKAILEEGGASWDDAMMIRVYLTDVDHFAEMNAIYNQYFEEQGLTQPPAARTTVYVGLPAGLLVEIDALAVLS
- a CDS encoding amidohydrolase family protein; this encodes MEDVVIRDADVVDGSGAPSYRADVVVDDGRIVSIVQEAAAAGCQRPTAQRELDAEGLVLSPGFIDMHAHSDLALLRDPDHSAKAAQGVTLEVIGQDGLSYAPVDDRTLAEVRRAITGWNGYGDDIDFTWRSVGEYLDRLDHGFDGAGIAVNAAYLVPQGTVRMLAVGWEDREATPEELDRMRQSVAEGMEQGAVGMSSGLTYTPGMYAKDAELTELCRVVAEYGGYYCPHHRSYGAGALEAYEEMVALTREAGCPLHLAHATMNFGVNEGRAPDLLALLDKALADGADLSLDTYPYTPGCTTLVAMLPSWASEGGPEAVLARLRDEEAAERIRHHMEVIGADGCHGVPIDWGTIEISGVSDPALASYVGRTVRESADLRGEAPWTTARRLLVEDGLGSTILQHVGHEENVRAIMRHRVHTGGSDGILLGDKPHPRACGTFPHYLGHYARELGILPLEECVAHLTSRPAARLRLPDRGLVREGYRADLVLFDPDTVAAGSTFEAPRTLPTGIPYVLVDGRFVMEDGRRTDVLAGRAVRRSPR